The DNA segment CCTTCGTGCGCCGCAGCTACTACCGCACGATCGGCAGAATCGCCGATGTCAGGCTGATTCCGAACTTTACCGGCTTCGGCCTCTATGACCGCAGCGTAGTGGAGATTGCCCGGCGCTACGACGACCCGTATCCCTATTTCCGCGGCATGGTCTCCGACATTGGCTTCCCGCATGCGGAAATCCCCTATGAAAAACCGCTGCGTCTGCGGGGCATCACCAAGAACAACTTCTATACCTTGTACGACCTGGCGATGCTGGGCATCACCAGCCATTCGAAGCTGCCGCTTCGCCTGGCGACCATGGCCGGGTTTTCCCTGTCATTGATCAGCCTGCTGATCGCCCTGGTGTATCTGGTACTCAAGCTCGTGTATTGGGATCGTTTCGGCATGGGAACGGCTCCGGTACTGATCGGCATGTTTTTTCTCGCCTCGGTCCAGCTCTTCTTCATCGGGATTCTGGGCGAGTACATCGCCTCGATTCATACGCAGGTGCAGAAGCGCCCCCTTGTCGTAGAGCGCGAGCGGATCAATTTCGACCCGGCGCCGCCGCGTGACTGAAAGACCCGCAATGCAGCGGCTTCTGGCGATCGACGAGGCCAACTCGGCCCGCGCGCCGGATGGACTCACCGCCGCGACCCTGCTCTACCTTGCGCTGCCCCACCTGATTTTCCTCGCCGGCTGGTTGCGCCCCGCCGCCGCAATTCCCATGTTGGCGCTGACGCTACTCGCAGTGGCCCAGTTCCTGCGCCGCGACGACATGCGCTGGAGCATGCCGCAATCGGCAGGTACGAGCGTGATGATCATCGTGCTCGGCTTCGCATGGGCCAGCCTGGGCGGCGCCGGCCATTTCTTCCATGCCAATCCCGACTGGGTAATGCGCGACAAGGTGCTCGGCGACCTGACCTTCTCCGACTGGCCGCCGGCCTACAACGTAATCGATGGGCAACCGCACATACTCCGCTCGGCAATCGGCTTCTTCCTTCCGGCCGCCATCGTCGGCAAACTGGCCGGCATCGGCAGCGTCGATCTCGCCCTGTATCTTTACACGGCGCTCGGATGCAGTTTGTTCCTGCTGCTGCTGCCGCTGCCGACCCGACCCAGTCGCCTGCTTCTCGGCCTGTTGCTGGTGGCGGTATTTTTCAGCGGCATGGATTATCTCGGAGCCGTGATGAGTTCCGGTTCCGCGCCCATTTTCCCACTGCGACTCGAATGGTGGGTACCGTTCTGCTATCCATCGTTCACCGGCCAGATGTATTGGGCGCCCAACCACGCCATTCCAATCTGGCTGGTGGCAACACTGTTCTACAGGCACTGGGGCCATCGCGCGTGGCCGGCACTGTTCCTCATCCTGCTGCCGTTGACAGTCATCTGGACTCCCTTCGTGGTGATTGGCATCCTGCCCTTTCTGGCACTGGCCACGCTGCGCTGGTTCGCGCAGGGGTTGTGTTTCGCCGACAGCCGCATCACGTTGTGGCAGATCGTCGCGGCGGTACTCACGACCTGGCTCACCGTGCGCCTGATGACGCTCGACATCGCCGCCATTCCAAGCGCTCCGACCACTGCGGTGGCGCCAAAGCCGGACAACCTGATCCTCGATTACCTGCTGTTCATCCTCATGGAGTTCGCCATTCTCGCGTTGCTGCTGGCGCGGAACCTGAGACATTCCTACGGATTGTTCTGGCTTGCCTGCGCGATCCTGACCCTGCTGCCTTTATACAATTACGGCCCGAGCAACGACATGCTGCTGCGGCTATCGACCCCATGCCTGGTCTTTCTGCTGCTGCTCACGCTCGATCAAATTCAGCACTGGGTATCGCGACGCAGTTTTCCGCGCTCCGCCTGGGCGATCGGCATTGTGCTTCTGATCGGCGCCAACACCCCGTTCAACGAAATGTGGCGCGCCTTGTTCTTCAAGCGAGTGGCGCCCAACTATGGGCGCAGCCTGGTGGAGGAAAACCGGAATGTCGAGCCGCCCCATTATGTCGGACGGCTGGACCGGCCCGATCTGCTCGCCGTACTGCGAACGCCGACTCTGGTGCCGAAGGCTGCGGAGCGTAATCCTCAGGCCTTGGGTGGCGCTGCGCCCTCACCCAAACCCGAATAGCGCAGGAAGGCGCTCTCCAGCGTCAGCGTCGGCTTGACTTCGATCAGCGTGTGACCGGCCTTGTCGATCTCCTGCAGGGTCGACCACAAGGCCGAGCGGCGCACCTCGACGAACCAGCGCCCACCGCTCTCCGCCGTCATGCCGGCGACCTGACCCTCGCCAACCGAGCGCACGGTGACCAGTTCCTGATCGCCGACCAATTCATTGGGTGACTGAATTGTCTTGAGTTCGCCCTTGTGGATCATGCCGAAACGATCGGCCAGACGCTCGACGTCGTGCAGCACATGCGAGGTCAGGAAAATGGTGCCGCCCTGCCGGTGATATTCGGAGAGAATCTCGACCACGTCGCGACGCCCGATCGGATCGAGGCCGGACAGCGGCTCATCCAGAATCAATAACCGCGGCTCGACCACCATCGCATGGGCCAGCGCCGTGCGTTGCGCCATGCCTTTGGAAAAGCCGCGCACCAACTTGTTGGCCGCCTCGCCCAGGCTGAACCGTTCCAGCCAGCGCATGCAATGGGCATCCGGCGCGGCGGGCTTGCGGCCATGCAGGGCGAGGCCCATGGACAGGATTTCCATCGGCGTCAGATAGTCGGGCAGGCTGGGGTTTTCCGGCACGTAGCCCAGCCCGCGGCGCGCCTCGGGGCGAGTCACGTCGACGCCGAACAAGGTCGCCGAGCCATCCGTGGGCAACATCACGCCGGTGAGAATCTTGATCGCGGTACTCTTCCCGGCGCCGTTCGGTCCGATGAAGCCGAACACTTCGCCCTGTTCGACGGTCAGCGAAATTCCCTTGAGCGCCTCGAAGGGAGGTGCCGCCCAGTTGCGCGGATAAGTCTTGCGCAGATCGCGAAGTTCAATGGCATTGGTCATGATCGGGGAGATGAAGTACGCAACACGATTTCGCCCTGCGGGTCGAAGCCGAAGCCGAAGCCGAACGGGTCTTGCGGCAGGGCCGGGAGAATGCCGGAATCAACCAGTTCCTGCAAGTTGGACAAAGGCCGGCCGAAGCGCTCGCGGTAAGTCACCGCCGCCGTCCGCAATTGATGCAACTGGCGCAAACGCACCACGCGTGTTTCCAGATAGACACGAAAATCCCTGCGCCTGGCCTCCTTGGCCAGGGCCTCGACCACGCGGATCGCCAGCTCGGTATCCTGCGCCGTGTCCATCCAGCGTGCCGCCATGTTCTGCATGGTCAGGCGCTGGTCGGGATCGGGCAGCTTTTCCGCTGCTTCGCGCATCCAGGCAGCGGCCCCCACCGGATCGCGTTTGTAATACCACTGATTGAAGCCGTAGAAGAACGTCGGCTGGTAATCGAAGAAGCGCATCCGGCTGGCCCGGGCCAGAATTCTTTGCGCCGCATCCAGTTCACCGTACTGGGCCAGAACCGCGAAGGCAATGTAGTAGTTGTCCTCGTGACCCGGATTCAGCCATGACACGTCTTCCTGCACCTTGGCCAGGATTTTGAATTCGTCGGGCTGCATTTTGTCGGTGGCCACCACCAGTGCACGAATCGAGGCCAGATTGGCGGCCAGGTGGCGGTCGCCCATGGCCATGAACACCTGCACGAACAGGGGTAATGCAACCTGCATTTCGACGGATACGGATTGCCGCGGCACGGACTTGAGGCGTTGGGAGGTTGCAACAAAAACCGTCGCCGCCAGCAGTATCGCCAAGCAGGGCCTCCAGTTCCGCGTGAGCTTCATCGCCGTATCGCCACTAGTGCCAGCCTTTGCCGTCATGGTAACGCCGACTATTCAAAGTCCCGGCGGGTGAAGGTCATCACCGCCAGGGTCAACAACAGCGCCGCATAGCACGCCGCGAGCACCAACCCCAGAGCGACGGCCTGGCCATCCGGCGTCAGACCGTACATCGGCCAGTTGCGCCAGTCCAGCCGCGACAGGTCGGGCAGCACCCATTGGATGGCATCGATGATCGGCGCAAAGCGCATCAGATCCTTGTCGCCTTCGGCTCCCTTGGCCAGATAGTCGGCTACCGCACCCAGGCTCTTACCGGCAATGGCGAAAGCAAGGCCCAGCGCCAATGGCAGCATCGGTACCGTGGAAAAAGTGGCCACCCACAATGCAAAAGCCGTCACTACGGCGGCATCGACCCATAACCCGGCCACGGTGGACCAGTAGGGGAAGCCGGGGGCGATCGCAAAGCCCTGCGCATAACTCTTGCTCAAGCTCAGCACCACGGCCCAGAGCAGCATGCCGAGCAACGCTGCGGCCAGGGCAATCAGGCCGAGTACGCCCAGATAGCGCCCGACAATATAGTGGCCGCGTGCCACCGGATAGGTCAGCGCAAACAGGACGGTGCGGCGCTCGATTTCGCGCGCGACCAGTTCCTGCACCCAGAACAGGGAAAAAAGGATCAGCGTGATGCGCAGGCCGGACAAGCCGACATCAAGGGCGACGGTCTGCGGCTGACGGGGAGAAAACGAGGCGGCAAGATAGGCCACACCGACCAGCAAGGCGCCGAGGATCAGGATCGCCTGGATGCTCCTGCTGCGAAGACCGGCACGCCCGGCTGAAAGCATGAACTGCCACATTGCACCACCTTAACAAAAAGAGCGCACCCTTGGGTGCGCTCTTTTGTGCAGCAAAAAACTTAGTTCGATCCGGCTGCAGTTACCGCATTGCCCAATGCGGTCGAAACGTTTGCACCGGTGCAGGCATCATTGGTGCCGGAGCACTTTGCCGCCGCCGTTACCGCGCCGCCATTGCTCGTACCAGCGACCGACTGATTGCCTTTCCTCGATCCCCCGCCCACGGCGAACAGATTTCCGGAAACCTCGTTATAGCTGACGACCGTGTTGGCAGAACACTGAACGTCAAAACCGGTCTTGGCGAAAACCGGGGTCAACAACACAGTACCAGAGCCACCATTGACGGTGTTCTTGAACGCCGTGCCGCCATCACACACGCAATATTCGCCAGCCGTCGATGCGGTCGTCGCATTCCCGGTGCCGGCCGCTGCCGCTTGGGCACCCGCAGCAGCAGTAGCTGTACAAGCAGCCGCAAACGCGCCTGCCGAAAACACGCTGGAAACAATACCAACCACAAGTAGCTTTTTCATTTGGGTATCCTTTGTATTAGTTGGCGTTGGCGATCGCGGAGGTCAGCACATTCTTCGCATCCGACTGAGCAGCCTTGTTCTCGGCCTTCTTGGTGTACTCGGTGAACTGCGGAATGGCGATGGCGGCCAGAATGCCGATGATCGCAACGACAATCATCAACTCGATCAGGGTGAAGCCTTTTTGCAACTTGCTCATATGAATTCTCCTGGAGAAAGCGCGACGGGCGTCGCTGTGGAATAGGGACGCACAAGTCGTGCCAACAGAAAAGCCCATCAGTTCATGCTTTCGGGGAAGCGAGAATGAAGGTTGTGACAAAAAACGTCACCCTCCTGCCTACTCGCGTCACGTTGTCAATCTTTGGGGATTCCCAAAATCCTCACTCATACACCCAGTCCGCCTCCTTCCAAACCATGACACGCACGCCATGCCAGGCCATGCCCCCTTCGCCGCCAAAAACAAGCGCCAGGTTGTGGCTGTCCTCACCAGCGAATTCGCCAAAGCGGTAGAGGCCGCGAAAGAAATCGCTGTTGAGGGTTGCCCCCGATTTGATGTCCATGGGGATGAAACGCAGACCATCCTCGATCAGCAGATCGACTTCATTGCCGGTGCTGTCGCGCCAGAAATGCAAAGCCTCGGTGCATCCGACGTTCATCGCCGCCTTCCAGTACTCGGCAACGATCATGTTCTCGAACAGATGGCCGCGCAGGGGGGCATCGAGCTGTTCCGGCGCGGCGATTCCGAGCAGATGTGCGGCAATGTCGGTATCGAGGAAATACAGCCTGGGCGTCTTGATCAATCGCTTGCCGAAGTTGCGGTGATGGGGGCGCAGCAGGAAGACCAGATAGCCGGCTACGAGAATGGCGATCCAGTGCTTCACGGTAATCAGCGCCACGCCGCAGTCGTTGGCGAGGCTTGCCAGATTGAGGAGTTGCCCGCATCGCGCGGCCGCCTTGATACGGTTTATGGTCCTTGGCCAATGTGCATTTATTTTGCAGAATTGCAAAATAAATGCCTACCGTTGAAAGACAGGTGCCGCAGTCAGGATCGGCTGCCTGATGCCTGGATAATTACGCCGTCAGCACAGCCTCATCCACCGCATCGATCTGCTGCGGATCGAGGAACTGCTGCGCGTATTTGAGATAGACCTTGCCCTTGACGAAGACGTCGAACAGGTCGGGGTCGATGTGGCCGTTCCGCTTGAAATTGGCCATGATGCCCATCGCCTGCGAGAGCTTCATGCCCGGCTTGTAGGGGCGGTCGCGGGCGGTGAGCGCCTCGAAGATGTCGGCAACGCCCATCATGCGCGCCTGCCATGACATCTGCTCGCGGGTGAGGCCCTTCGGGTAGCCCTTGCCGTCCATGCGCTCGTGATGGCCGCCGGCGTATTCGGGCACATTGGTCAGGTGCTTCGGCCAGGGCAGTTGTTCCAGCATCTTGATGGTGGCGACGATGTGGTAATTGATGACGTCGCGCTCCTTCAGCGTCAGCGTGCCGGCACGGATGGTCAGGTTGTCGAGCTCGTCGGCGGTGAGGAACTCGGTCTCGACC comes from the Sulfuritalea hydrogenivorans sk43H genome and includes:
- a CDS encoding glycosyltransferase family 2 protein translates to MPLISIITPCFNEAENVEELHRRIAAQFSGIPDCDYEHIFIDNASTDGTVEAIRRIASADSHVKAIVNSRNFGHIRSPMHALLQARGDAVITMASDLQDPPELIPAFIAKWREGFRVVVGVKPQSLETPLMSFVRRSYYRTIGRIADVRLIPNFTGFGLYDRSVVEIARRYDDPYPYFRGMVSDIGFPHAEIPYEKPLRLRGITKNNFYTLYDLAMLGITSHSKLPLRLATMAGFSLSLISLLIALVYLVLKLVYWDRFGMGTAPVLIGMFFLASVQLFFIGILGEYIASIHTQVQKRPLVVERERINFDPAPPRD
- a CDS encoding ABC transporter ATP-binding protein, with translation MTNAIELRDLRKTYPRNWAAPPFEALKGISLTVEQGEVFGFIGPNGAGKSTAIKILTGVMLPTDGSATLFGVDVTRPEARRGLGYVPENPSLPDYLTPMEILSMGLALHGRKPAAPDAHCMRWLERFSLGEAANKLVRGFSKGMAQRTALAHAMVVEPRLLILDEPLSGLDPIGRRDVVEILSEYHRQGGTIFLTSHVLHDVERLADRFGMIHKGELKTIQSPNELVGDQELVTVRSVGEGQVAGMTAESGGRWFVEVRRSALWSTLQEIDKAGHTLIEVKPTLTLESAFLRYSGLGEGAAPPKA
- a CDS encoding ABC transporter permease — encoded protein: MWQFMLSAGRAGLRSRSIQAILILGALLVGVAYLAASFSPRQPQTVALDVGLSGLRITLILFSLFWVQELVAREIERRTVLFALTYPVARGHYIVGRYLGVLGLIALAAALLGMLLWAVVLSLSKSYAQGFAIAPGFPYWSTVAGLWVDAAVVTAFALWVATFSTVPMLPLALGLAFAIAGKSLGAVADYLAKGAEGDKDLMRFAPIIDAIQWVLPDLSRLDWRNWPMYGLTPDGQAVALGLVLAACYAALLLTLAVMTFTRRDFE
- a CDS encoding DUF4143 domain-containing protein — translated: MQFCKINAHWPRTINRIKAAARCGQLLNLASLANDCGVALITVKHWIAILVAGYLVFLLRPHHRNFGKRLIKTPRLYFLDTDIAAHLLGIAAPEQLDAPLRGHLFENMIVAEYWKAAMNVGCTEALHFWRDSTGNEVDLLIEDGLRFIPMDIKSGATLNSDFFRGLYRFGEFAGEDSHNLALVFGGEGGMAWHGVRVMVWKEADWVYE